The Nitrosomonas cryotolerans ATCC 49181 genome includes a window with the following:
- a CDS encoding TetR/AcrR family transcriptional regulator yields the protein MPDNNHFREAIIDTALMLGSLSSWEAVRLYDIAAELNISLDEIRLHFREKEDLVDAWFDRADSLMLKTAHSTHFLNLSTQQRLHCLIMAWLDALAPHRQVTKQMICGKLEPGHLHIQIPGLMRISRTVQWIREAAQRDATSIRRALEETALTTLYLMTFYYWMRDSSKDSRHTRTFLDDHLSLAKWLDHTIYDHRCHQSDKTHSAISASDETVR from the coding sequence ATGCCCGACAACAATCATTTTCGTGAAGCAATTATCGATACCGCACTCATGCTCGGATCACTTTCTTCATGGGAAGCAGTGCGCCTTTATGATATAGCCGCTGAATTGAATATCTCTCTGGATGAAATACGTCTTCATTTTCGAGAAAAGGAAGATCTGGTTGATGCCTGGTTTGATCGTGCTGATAGCCTGATGCTTAAAACAGCCCATTCGACTCATTTCCTGAATCTTTCAACACAACAGCGCTTACATTGCCTCATCATGGCCTGGCTTGACGCACTCGCTCCCCACCGTCAGGTGACAAAGCAAATGATCTGCGGCAAGCTGGAACCTGGACATTTACATATCCAGATTCCAGGCTTAATGCGCATCAGTCGTACCGTACAGTGGATACGCGAGGCAGCACAACGGGATGCGACTTCTATACGTCGTGCGCTGGAAGAAACTGCACTGACTACACTCTATCTGATGACATTCTATTATTGGATGCGTGATTCCTCGAAAGATTCGCGGCATACGCGAACATTTCTTGATGATCATTTAAGTCTGGCCAAATGGCTGGACCATACCATTTATGATCACCGATGTCATCAATCTGACAAGACACACTCAGCCATCTCAGCTTCTGACGAAACAGTGCGTTAA
- a CDS encoding metal-dependent hydrolase — translation MDTLTHALSGALLVYTASRSTSKTDGLPLRIQMAAGFAAAAFPDLDFVLRAINTLTYLNWHQGPTHSLLMLPIWAYLLAQLFSRITRKRYSWRTFFIPACLGIAIHIAGDFITAYGIMLFAPLTLQRFSLPLVFVVDLWFSLFIIAGLISAFIFPRQKIVAIPAFIGLFGYVLSLWILQERAINTGQAFAEAQGYPHTKINVLPQPFSPLHWKVIVNHEQHYHVALINLGHTQDTITHTSDVNLLQKFMTAYQHTTMAHWQYYSLLGKPSADTTLARTAWYQPDLADFRRFSVFPALERIQHKTDETCVWFFDLRFSLPVLPPSFRYGMCRNHATHKWRMLQHESTFWID, via the coding sequence ATGGATACCCTTACCCACGCTTTAAGTGGCGCTTTACTTGTATATACGGCTAGCCGATCCACATCCAAAACGGATGGACTGCCTTTACGAATACAAATGGCAGCCGGGTTTGCCGCCGCTGCTTTTCCTGATCTGGATTTTGTACTGCGGGCTATAAACACGTTAACTTATCTGAATTGGCATCAGGGTCCCACCCATTCGTTGCTTATGCTGCCTATATGGGCCTACCTGCTGGCTCAGCTATTTTCCAGAATCACACGAAAACGCTATAGCTGGAGAACTTTTTTTATTCCGGCTTGTCTTGGCATAGCGATTCACATCGCAGGTGACTTCATTACCGCATATGGAATCATGCTCTTTGCACCACTGACGCTTCAGCGCTTTTCTTTACCACTGGTTTTCGTCGTTGATTTATGGTTTAGTTTATTCATCATTGCGGGGCTCATTAGTGCCTTCATTTTTCCACGACAGAAGATCGTAGCTATACCGGCATTCATCGGCCTTTTCGGATATGTTCTATCTCTATGGATACTACAGGAACGCGCCATCAATACAGGCCAGGCTTTTGCGGAAGCACAGGGATATCCGCATACTAAAATCAATGTATTGCCACAACCTTTTTCACCTTTGCATTGGAAAGTAATTGTGAATCATGAACAACACTATCATGTTGCATTGATCAATCTAGGCCATACTCAAGACACAATTACACACACTTCTGATGTGAATTTGTTACAAAAATTTATGACCGCCTACCAGCATACTACGATGGCACATTGGCAATATTACTCGTTACTGGGCAAACCTTCTGCTGATACCACGCTGGCGCGTACAGCCTGGTATCAACCCGACTTGGCTGATTTCAGGCGATTTTCAGTATTCCCGGCACTCGAACGTATTCAACACAAAACAGATGAGACTTGCGTCTGGTTTTTTGATTTACGTTTTAGCTTACCTGTACTACCACCCTCATTCCGTTACGGCATGTGCCGTAATCACGCGACACACAAATGGCGTATGCTTCAACATGAAAGCACATTCTGGATTGATTGA
- a CDS encoding MutS-related protein, translated as MNISTKSASIWHHSLILSSGAQPANISAMRPIDSDYGALDPRTFDAMEVDALFDVINLTQTHMGHLILYRSLARPISDAQALIEKQAAVRELESNPEMHGILKHFIENMAVGEKALYPLLYGEFIGGLSSDEPLSDSNKLTFGGYGYRQYINGTRFVVDLVEAVNAFPQPQTPYLHSLFGAIRDFGRSRIYALMRGPVYLVDGKFKTQQEKPRFWPIPRFRPSMIKPVPMLIFMAAISGILYAFQMMLPELGASYMGYGILALIIIAIPIILLAIRVSDRDSIIYPLRKQFRQSQDLAKALEAMGMIDELLSFRRYALSTDGVVTLPDILDAQHHVLNVTAARNPLLDKVSPDFVPNDIALDQSERLLIITGPNSGGKTAYCKTVVQVQLLGQIGCYIPASRAQLVPVEHFFYQVPDPGRLDAEIGRFGHELKQTREIFFNATSRSLAVLDELSEGTTFEEKMTLSEYILKGFYKLGTSTLLVTHNHELCERLQGEGIGKYLQVAFAAHGPTHQLIPGISRVSHAEHVATRIGFSKEDVEKHLAARRSPSNLPDEPVT; from the coding sequence ATGAATATATCGACTAAATCTGCGTCAATATGGCACCACTCCTTAATCCTGTCGAGTGGGGCCCAACCGGCCAACATATCGGCTATGCGGCCAATAGATAGTGATTATGGCGCGCTGGATCCCAGAACTTTTGATGCGATGGAGGTCGATGCACTGTTTGATGTGATTAATCTGACACAAACGCATATGGGTCATCTGATTCTTTATCGTTCATTGGCACGCCCGATTAGTGATGCTCAGGCGCTGATAGAAAAACAGGCAGCGGTGCGTGAGCTCGAATCAAATCCTGAAATGCACGGTATTCTAAAGCATTTTATCGAAAATATGGCCGTGGGTGAAAAGGCGCTTTATCCGTTGCTTTATGGTGAATTTATAGGAGGCTTGTCTAGCGACGAGCCACTCAGTGATTCGAACAAACTAACGTTTGGTGGCTATGGATATCGTCAATATATTAATGGGACCCGATTTGTAGTGGATCTGGTTGAAGCGGTCAATGCATTTCCCCAGCCACAAACGCCGTATCTGCATAGCCTGTTTGGTGCTATTCGTGATTTCGGGCGGTCTCGCATCTATGCTTTAATGCGCGGACCGGTTTACCTGGTGGATGGAAAGTTCAAAACACAGCAGGAAAAACCCCGCTTTTGGCCTATACCTCGTTTTCGTCCCTCTATGATTAAGCCGGTTCCAATGCTCATTTTTATGGCAGCAATCAGCGGTATTCTGTATGCTTTTCAGATGATGCTGCCGGAATTAGGTGCCTCTTATATGGGTTATGGGATTTTGGCCCTGATTATAATAGCGATTCCAATTATCCTGCTTGCGATCAGGGTTTCTGATCGTGATTCGATTATTTATCCGTTGCGTAAACAGTTTCGGCAAAGCCAGGATCTGGCTAAAGCGCTGGAAGCGATGGGCATGATTGATGAATTGTTGTCTTTTCGTCGCTATGCCTTATCGACTGATGGTGTGGTCACATTACCCGACATACTGGATGCACAACACCACGTGCTGAACGTGACGGCAGCACGGAACCCATTGCTGGACAAAGTTTCTCCGGATTTTGTTCCGAATGATATTGCATTGGATCAATCGGAGCGATTGCTGATTATCACGGGGCCGAACAGCGGTGGTAAAACAGCCTACTGCAAAACGGTCGTTCAGGTTCAGTTGCTCGGTCAAATTGGTTGTTACATTCCAGCTTCACGTGCGCAACTGGTACCGGTGGAGCATTTTTTCTATCAGGTGCCCGATCCCGGTCGCCTGGATGCTGAAATAGGGCGTTTTGGCCATGAATTAAAGCAAACTCGCGAGATTTTTTTTAATGCCACGTCGCGGAGTCTTGCCGTGCTGGATGAGCTTTCAGAAGGGACTACTTTTGAAGAAAAAATGACGCTGTCCGAGTATATTCTGAAGGGCTTTTATAAGCTTGGAACCAGTACGTTATTGGTCACGCATAATCATGAATTATGTGAGCGTTTACAGGGTGAAGGGATTGGTAAGTATTTACAGGTTGCGTTTGCAGCACATGGTCCAACGCATCAACTGATTCCTGGGATTTCTCGAGTCAGTCATGCTGAGCACGTTGCAACCAGAATCGGCTTTAGCAAGGAAGATGTAGAAAAACATCTGGCTGCCCGTCGCTCACCATCTAATTTACCCGATGAACCTGTAACATAA